In Musa acuminata AAA Group cultivar baxijiao chromosome BXJ2-10, Cavendish_Baxijiao_AAA, whole genome shotgun sequence, a genomic segment contains:
- the LOC135624309 gene encoding protein TIFY 9-like yields MARGNTLVELDFFGIEKEMAASFHALDRTSPARGKQLSRVNPQLIRSAIAPGHSWPAATPQPLAETAMFFPSPSSSPMPVLNPSFRPIWEMSKGTAPLTIFYNGAVAVFDLPKERVEVILKLAEDGNAGNGRRERSLGELNRDSLPMARRKSLQRFLEKRKRRMTASGPFVRETEVAGSSEKTTSDPLSGF; encoded by the exons ATGGCGAGGGGTAATACCTTGGTGGAGCTCGATTTCTTCGGGATCGAGAAGGAGATGGCGGCCAGCTTCCACGCCTTGGATCGAACAAGTCCCGCCCGAG GTAAACAACTCTCCAGGGTCAACCCCCAACTTATCAGGAGCGCGATCGCCCCCGGCCACTCATGGCCGGCCGCGACTCCACAGCCGCTTGCTGAGACCGCCATGTTCTTCCCCTCCCCGTCTTCGTCGCCGATGCCGGTTCTGAATCCCTCCTTCCG GCCGATTTGGGAGATGTCGAAGGGAACGGCGCCGCTGACGATCTTCTACAACGGTGCGGTGGCCGTTTTCGACCTCCCAAAAGAAAGG GTGGAGGTTATTTTGAAGCTGGCGGAGGACGGTAACGCGGGTAACGGCCGGAGGGAACGGTCGCTCGGCGAACTTAACCGAG ACTCGCTGCCGATGGCGCGGAGGAAGTCGCTGCAGCGATTCCTCGAGAAGCGCAAGCGAAg GATGACGGCGTCCGGGCCATTCGTCAGGGAAACTGAGGTGGCGGGTTCGTCGGAGAAGACGACTTCGGATCCCTTGTCTGGCTTCTGA
- the LOC103969803 gene encoding protein CURLY FLAG LEAF 1, whose amino-acid sequence MAAPNIEMIAASLRSCSLGGGGGGDQSPPRPPPPHLAEATDESAGGITVELNSDTALPYHWEQCLDMRTGEIYYINRETGVRTAEDPRTAAASSSAYSSSYYCDGDGTSDEYSCSRVGSEDVDYEEEEEEDDGDTADSSTLSCTSPPESSANEEPGGQILVAAGCKACFMYFMVPKRVDACPKCGGGLLHLGRNGCV is encoded by the exons ATGGCGGCTCCCAACATCGAGATGATCGCCGCCTCGTTGAGGAGCTGCTCGTTGGGGGGAGGCGGAGGAGGGGACCAGTCGCCGccacggccgccgccgccgcacctCGCCGAGGCGACCGACGAGAGCGCTGGGGGAATCACGGTGGAGCTGAACTCCGACACCGCCCTCCCGTACCACTGGGAGCAGTGCCTTGACATGCGG ACGGGAGAAATCTACTACATCAACCGGGAGACCGGCGTCAGGACCGCCGAGGACCCTCGCACCGCCGCTGCCTCTTCCTCAGCCTACTCTTCGAGCTACTACTGCGACGGAGACGGGACATCCGATGAGTACAGCTGCTCCCGTGTCGGCAGCGAGGACGTCGactacgaggaggaggaggaggaggatgacggCGACACCGCTGACTCCTCCACCCTCTCCTGCACTTCCCCACCGGAGTCCTCCGCCAACGAGGAGCCCGGCGGCCAAATCCTCGTCGCCGCTGGCTGCAAGGCCTGCTTCATGTACTTCATGGTCCCCAAGCGCGTGGACGCCTGCCCCAAGTGCGGCGGCGGCCTCCTCCACCTCGGCCGCAACGGCTGCGTTTGA
- the LOC135625026 gene encoding uncharacterized protein LOC135625026 isoform X2, with protein sequence MAKPRSGSLVLLLLAALVLAASQAAMATSDAPFMVAHKKVSLTRHKSGVDRVSVSIDLYNQGSSTAYDVSLIDDSWSQDMFNLVSDSTSKTWERLDAGSSASHSFILESKTKGMFHGSPAVIKFRIPTKAALQEAYSTPILPLEVLADKPPEKKLEWAKRLLAKYGSLVSVLTLVGLFIYVIATPSKMTSKKRR encoded by the exons ATGGCGAAGCCTAGATCGGGatccctcgtcctcctcctcctcgcggcTCTTGTCCTCGCCGCCTCTCAGGCGGCGATGGCGACCTCCGATGCCCCTTTCATGGTTGCGCACAAGAAGGTGAGCCTCACGCGGCATAAATCTGGCGTGGACCGAGTCTCCGTCTCGATCGACCTCTACAACCAAGGATCCTC GACTGCATATGATGTGAGTCTGATTGATGATAGTTGGTCCCAAGATATGTTTAATCTCGTCTCTGACAGCACATCAAAGACATGGGAAAGGCTTGATGC TGGTTCCTCTGCTTCTCACTCCTTTATCTTGGAGTCTAAAACAAAAGGCATGTTCCATGGTTCTCCCGCTGTCATCAAATTCCGTATCCCCACAAAGGCTGCACTGCAG GAAGCGTATTCTACTCCCATTTTGCCATTAGAGGTTCTTGCTGACAAGCCTCCTGAAAAGAAGTTAGAATGG GCAAAG AGGCTGTTGGCAAAGTATGGATCTCTGGTGTCGGTTCTGACACTGGTCGGACTGTTCATCTATGTGATTGCAACTCCATCGAAGATGACGAGCAAGAAGAGACGGTAA
- the LOC135625026 gene encoding uncharacterized protein LOC135625026 isoform X1: protein MAKPRSGSLVLLLLAALVLAASQAAMATSDAPFMVAHKKVSLTRHKSGVDRVSVSIDLYNQGSSTAYDVSLIDDSWSQDMFNLVSDSTSKTWERLDAGSSASHSFILESKTKGMFHGSPAVIKFRIPTKAALQSLMLAMKEDVWCFISLSYCLRNLRENISVNYD from the exons ATGGCGAAGCCTAGATCGGGatccctcgtcctcctcctcctcgcggcTCTTGTCCTCGCCGCCTCTCAGGCGGCGATGGCGACCTCCGATGCCCCTTTCATGGTTGCGCACAAGAAGGTGAGCCTCACGCGGCATAAATCTGGCGTGGACCGAGTCTCCGTCTCGATCGACCTCTACAACCAAGGATCCTC GACTGCATATGATGTGAGTCTGATTGATGATAGTTGGTCCCAAGATATGTTTAATCTCGTCTCTGACAGCACATCAAAGACATGGGAAAGGCTTGATGC TGGTTCCTCTGCTTCTCACTCCTTTATCTTGGAGTCTAAAACAAAAGGCATGTTCCATGGTTCTCCCGCTGTCATCAAATTCCGTATCCCCACAAAGGCTGCACTGCAG TCATTAATGTTGGCCATGAAGGAAGACGTTTGGTGTTTCATTTCCCTGAGTTACTGCTTGAGAAATCTGCGAGAGAATATCAGTGTAAATTATGATTAG
- the LOC135625028 gene encoding vacuolar protein 8-like yields MEVTLPADEGDELGRCRCRRLLASLSAAASDAQSFRSRWTSVSAAVARLSAALDDLPALPTNPLAADLLRSLAQTLAPALDLAAHCRSPEPPAARLRTQSDIAAASAALHQLAADADLLLRSGTLPEPPSPPPEAAGGSSRREHVRVEARSLVTRLQIGSSASRISALDSLLDLLREDDKNVVVVAAHGVVPALVRLLDSTAVAASCHEARDKAAAAIARISAVPSCRHLLLAEGATLLNHLARVLESEGGAAKEKACVALQTLTLTRENAIIIGSRGGIAALLEICRAGTPSAQATAAAVLKNLATVQELRQNFLEENGVPVLLRVSASGIPLAQENAVSCLCNLSAGEESQSIKLSIFKEGALECIKNYWEAGGSADDRNLEPAIGLLRNLASFRFIAEIIVTAGFLPLIIAALEDSKPGTRTEAAKSVAELGLVIRRTRKELGDAVSRLVRMLEAKAVEEKEAATRALASLMSFPGYQRLLRKEEKGIVNVVQLLDPLVLDFDKRYAISVLRSISQSRKCRKQMVAAGACGYLQRLVEMEVDGAKKLLENLGRGKILGVFPRT; encoded by the coding sequence ATGGAGGTGACGCTTCCCGCCGACGAGGGCGACGAGCtcggccgctgccgctgccgccgcctcctGGCCTCTCTgtccgccgccgcctccgacgCCCAGTCGTTCCGCAGCAGGTGGACCTCCGTCTCCGCCGCTGTCGCCCGCCTCTCCGCCGCTCTCGACGACCTCCCCGCACTCCCAACGAACCCCCTCGCTGCGGACCTCCTCCGCTCCCTCGCCCAGACACTCGCCCCAGCACTCGATCTCGCTGCCCACTGCCGCTCCCCCGAACCCCCCGCCGCCAGGCTCCGCACCCAGAGCGAtatcgccgccgcctccgcggcccTTCACCAGCTCGCTGCCGACGCCGACCTGCTTCTCCGCTCCGGTACCCTCCCCGAGCCACCTTCGCCGCCGCCGGAGGCGGCGGGGGGGAGCTCGCGCCGCGAGCACGTCCGGGTGGAGGCCAGGAGCCTCGTGACACGCCTACAGATTGGGAGTTCCGCTTCGAGGATCTCCGCCTTGGATTCTCTTCTCGACCTACTCCGCGAGGACGACAAGAACGTCGTGGTCGTCGCCGCCCATGGGGTGGTACCGGCGCTGGTCCGCCTCCTTGACTCCACCGCGGTCGCCGCTTCCTGCCACGAGGCGAGGGACAAGGCTGCGGCGGCGATCGCGAGGATCTCTGCCGTGCCGAGCTGTCGCCATCTTCTGCTGGCTGAGGGCGCAACCCTCCTCAATCACCTCGCCCGCGTCCTCGAGTCCGAGGGCGGCGCCGCCAAGGAGAAAGCTTGCGTGGCCCTTCAAACCCTAACGCTGACCAGGGAAAATGCGATCATCATCGGGTCCCGCGGTGGAATCGCAGCACTCCTCGAGATCTGCCGCGCCGGAACGCCCTCCGCCCAGGCTACCGCCGCTGCAGTGCTGAAGAACCTCGCCACAGTTCAAGAACTTCGACAGAACTTCCTGGAAGAGAACGGAGTCCCCGTCCTCCTCAGGGTTTCGGCCTCGGGGATTCCTCTTGCCCAAGAGAACGCTGTTAGTTGCCTCTGTAATCTATCAGCTGGCGAAGAATCACAGAGCATAAAGCTTTCTATCTTTAAAGAGGGGGCTTTGGAATGCATAAAGAACTACTGGGAAGCAGGCGGCAGTGCAGATGATCGAAATCTCGAGCCTGCAATCGGTTTACTAAGAAATCTGGCATCGTTTAGGTTCATTGCTGAGATCATTGTCACTGCTGGCTTCCTTCCTCTCATTATTGCTGCACTGGAAGACAGCAAGCCAGGAACAAGAACGGAGGCAGCCAAGTCAGTCGCTGAATTGGGTTTGGTCATACGGAGGACGAGGAAGGAGCTTGGGGATGCCGTGTCTCGACTAGTCCGCATGTTGGAGGCCAAAGCTGTGGAAGAGAAGGAAGCTGCCACAAGGGCTTTGGCCTCACTCATGTCGTTCCCCGGATACCAAAGGTTGTtaaggaaggaggagaaggggattgTAAATGTAGTGCAGCTCCTTGATCCCTTGGTCCTTGATTTCGATAAGAGGTATGCAATCTCGGTATTGCGATCAATTTCGCAGTCGAGGAAGTGCAGGAAGCAAATGGTGGCTGCAGGAGCTTGCGGGTACCTGCAGAGACTTGTGGAGATGGAGGTGGATGGAGCAAAGAAGCTTCTTGAGAACTTGGGAAGGGGAAAGATACTGGGGGTGTTTCCAAGAACTTAG